Proteins from one Bartonella sp. HY328 genomic window:
- the parC gene encoding DNA topoisomerase IV subunit A, which produces MAKNVIPSALDEHIEKVGLKSALEERYLAYALSTIMHRALPDVRDGLKPVHRRIIHAMRLLRLFPDQGYAKCARIVGDVMGKFHPHGDASIYDALVRLAQDFAVRYPLIDGQGNFGNIDGDGAAAMRYTEARMTEVSTLLLEGITENAIDFRPTYNEEDEEPIVLPGAFPNILANGSSGIAVGMATSIPPHNVAELCDAALHIIAHPDATSDDLIQFIPGPDFPTGGILVEPTQSIAESYRTGRGSFRLRSRWHKEEGARGSYVIVVTEIPYQVQKARLIEKTAELLIQRKLPLLEDIRDESAEDIRIVLEPKNRSVDPEILMESLFKLTDFETRISLNLNVLTLGKIPNVLSLDQTLKQWLEHRKEVLIRRTQYRLKEIEKRLELLSGYLIAYLNLDEIIRIIREEDEPKKQLIATFNLTDNQAEAILNMRLRSLRKLEEVEIRTEFDKLTVEKQELEELIASNVRQWKAISSEVSKVKWIFSQNTDLGKRRTSFEKAPDHDIDDIQQAMIEKEPITIVVSEKGWLRALKGHISDYSSLSFKEGDSLKLAFPAQTTDKILVLSTGGKFYTIAANSLPGGRGHGEPIRILVDMDNDQDILTAFVHEADTKLLITSHLGHGFIVPENDVIATTRKGKQVMNVKAPDEAASCIRVNGDSVAIVGENRKLLVFPIEQIAEMSRGKGVRLQRYRDGGMSDIITFNLDDGLTWKDSADRSFVRSKEELIEWIGNRAGAGRMVPKGFPRSGKFN; this is translated from the coding sequence ATGGCAAAAAATGTGATTCCTTCCGCTCTTGATGAGCATATCGAAAAAGTCGGCTTGAAATCTGCTCTTGAAGAGCGTTATCTTGCTTATGCATTATCCACTATTATGCATCGTGCCCTGCCCGATGTACGTGATGGTTTAAAACCCGTGCATCGGCGTATTATTCACGCTATGCGGCTTCTTCGGCTGTTTCCCGATCAAGGCTATGCCAAATGCGCTCGTATTGTTGGTGATGTCATGGGTAAGTTTCACCCCCATGGTGATGCATCAATTTATGATGCACTTGTGCGCCTCGCACAAGATTTTGCTGTACGCTATCCGTTAATTGATGGCCAAGGTAACTTTGGCAATATTGATGGTGATGGTGCAGCAGCAATGCGCTATACCGAAGCCCGCATGACTGAAGTATCGACATTATTGCTTGAGGGTATCACTGAAAACGCGATTGATTTTCGTCCAACCTATAATGAGGAAGATGAAGAACCAATCGTATTGCCGGGTGCTTTTCCTAACATTCTTGCTAATGGTTCATCAGGTATTGCCGTTGGTATGGCAACATCTATTCCGCCGCACAATGTTGCCGAACTTTGTGATGCGGCCTTACACATTATTGCCCACCCCGATGCAACATCGGATGATTTGATTCAATTTATTCCAGGGCCAGATTTTCCAACTGGCGGTATTTTGGTAGAGCCAACGCAATCCATCGCGGAATCTTACCGCACAGGACGCGGTTCATTCCGCTTACGTTCGCGCTGGCACAAAGAAGAAGGTGCGCGCGGCTCATACGTTATTGTTGTAACGGAAATCCCCTACCAAGTTCAAAAAGCCCGTCTTATCGAAAAAACAGCAGAGCTTTTAATTCAACGTAAACTACCATTACTTGAAGATATTAGAGATGAATCTGCGGAAGATATTCGCATTGTTTTAGAGCCTAAAAACCGCAGTGTTGACCCAGAGATTTTAATGGAATCTCTGTTTAAACTAACTGATTTTGAAACGCGGATTTCACTTAACTTAAATGTTTTGACCTTAGGCAAAATTCCAAATGTCTTATCATTAGATCAAACATTAAAACAATGGCTTGAACATCGAAAAGAAGTTCTCATTCGCCGTACGCAATATCGCTTAAAAGAAATTGAGAAGCGCCTGGAGCTTTTGAGTGGCTATCTCATTGCCTATCTTAATCTTGATGAGATTATTCGTATTATCCGCGAAGAAGATGAGCCTAAAAAGCAACTGATTGCTACTTTTAATTTAACAGACAATCAGGCGGAAGCTATTTTAAATATGCGTTTACGCTCACTGCGCAAACTCGAAGAAGTAGAAATCCGGACGGAATTTGACAAGCTAACGGTTGAAAAACAAGAACTTGAAGAACTTATTGCCTCTAATGTACGACAATGGAAGGCTATTTCTTCCGAAGTTTCAAAAGTTAAATGGATTTTTTCGCAAAATACTGATCTTGGCAAACGTCGTACCAGCTTTGAAAAAGCACCAGACCATGACATTGATGACATTCAACAAGCGATGATTGAAAAAGAACCAATCACCATTGTTGTTTCCGAAAAAGGTTGGTTACGCGCTTTAAAAGGTCATATTTCTGATTATTCTAGTCTATCATTCAAAGAAGGTGATAGCCTAAAACTTGCCTTCCCCGCACAAACAACCGACAAAATTTTGGTATTGAGCACTGGTGGTAAGTTTTACACTATTGCAGCAAATAGCTTGCCCGGTGGGCGAGGACATGGCGAACCAATCCGTATTCTTGTTGACATGGATAATGACCAAGACATTTTGACTGCTTTTGTGCATGAAGCAGATACTAAGTTGCTCATCACGTCACATCTTGGCCACGGCTTTATTGTGCCTGAAAATGATGTCATTGCGACAACCCGCAAAGGCAAACAAGTGATGAATGTGAAAGCTCCTGATGAAGCGGCAAGTTGCATTAGAGTAAATGGTGACAGCGTTGCAATTGTTGGTGAAAACCGTAAATTGCTAGTTTTCCCGATTGAACAAATTGCTGAAATGTCGCGCGGCAAAGGTGTTCGTTTGCAACGCTATCGCGATGGTGGCATGAGCGATATTATCACCTTTAATTTAGATGATGGTTTAACTTGGAAAGATTCAGCTGATAGAAGTTTTGTTCGCAGCAAGGAAGAACTGATTGAATGGATTGGTAACCGTGCAGGTGCAGGGCGTATGGTACCGAAAGGTTTTCCACGGTCTGGCAAGTTTAATTAA
- a CDS encoding TspO/MBR family protein, which produces MKIMHKSLYAVLFIVAIFIIGGAIGYNFAPTSWYQELNKPFFTPPNWLFAPVWSILYIIIGFVGWRIFIDRPNDLLKTMWSAQLVINFAWTPLFFGLHQTVIALFACIIMLLLAIMIILKAWNSDKLVAILFIPYALWLALAAALNAGVVLLN; this is translated from the coding sequence ATGAAAATTATGCACAAATCATTATATGCAGTTTTGTTTATTGTTGCGATTTTTATAATCGGTGGTGCGATTGGATATAATTTTGCACCAACGTCTTGGTATCAAGAATTAAATAAACCTTTTTTTACCCCTCCTAATTGGTTATTTGCTCCTGTTTGGTCAATTCTATATATAATCATTGGCTTTGTGGGCTGGCGGATATTTATTGATAGGCCAAATGATCTCTTAAAAACAATGTGGTCTGCGCAATTGGTGATCAACTTTGCATGGACACCGCTGTTTTTTGGTTTGCATCAAACAGTTATCGCGCTCTTTGCTTGTATAATCATGCTGCTATTGGCGATAATGATTATTTTAAAAGCATGGAATAGCGACAAATTGGTTGCCATTTTGTTTATTCCATACGCACTTTGGCTTGCTTTGGCAGCAGCATTGAATGCTGGTGTTGTTTTATTAAACTAA
- the uvrA gene encoding excinuclease ABC subunit UvrA, whose amino-acid sequence MSEQKYISIRGAREHNLKNIDIDLPRDKLIVMTGLSGSGKSSLAFDTIYAEGQRRYVESLSAYARQFLEMMQKPDVDQIDGLSPAISIEQKTTSKNPRSTVGTVTEIYDYMRLLFARVGVPYSPATGLPIESQTISQMVDRIMTLDEGTRLYIIAPLVRGRKGEFKKEFAELQKKGFQRVKVDGTFYEISDVPNLDKKFKHDIDVIVDRVAVRDDLKTRLADSIETSLRLADGLAIAEFADKPLPEAELASNSANKSKNDTHQSILFSEKFACPVSGFTIAEIEPRLFSFNNPVGACPTCDGLGQKQAIDAALIVPDDSITLKAGAIAPWARSSSPYYNQTLEAIGRTYGFKLTDIWNKITPEAQQAVLYGTGKKDIEFVYDDGARSYKAVKPFEGVIPNMERRWKETDSAWSRDEIERYMTATPCPACHGYRLKPEALAVKIGGLHIGQVTAMSIAKADDWFSSIDKGFTDKQRGIAERILKEIRERLRFLNDVGLEYLTLARNSGTLSGGESQRIRLASQIGSGLTGVLYVLDEPSIGLHQRDNERLLETLRHLRDLGNSVIVVEHDEDAILTADYVVDIGPAAGIHGGNIIAKGTPKEVMDNSASLTGQYLSGKMFVPLPKQRRKIDKKKAIKVVGATGNNLKNVSADIPLGTFTCVTGVSGGGKSTFLIETLYKAASRRIMGSREIPSEFQRIDGLEFIDKVIDIDQSPIGRTPRSNPATYTGAFTPIRDWFAGLPEAKARGYQAGRFSFNVKGGRCEACQGDGVIKIEMHFLPDVYVTCDVCQGKRYNRETLEVTFKEKSIADVLDMTVEEGAAFFSAVPAVRDKLDTLVKVGLGYIKVGQQATTLSGGEAQRVKLAKELSRKATGKTLYILDEPTTGLHFHDVAKLLEVLHELVDQGNTVAVIEHNLEVIKTADWVIDLGPEGGDGGGEIVAVGRPEDIVKEDRSYTGHFLKELLERRPT is encoded by the coding sequence ATGTCTGAGCAGAAGTATATTTCTATCCGTGGCGCGCGCGAGCACAATCTTAAAAACATTGATATTGACCTGCCCCGTGATAAACTCATTGTTATGACAGGCTTATCAGGTTCTGGTAAATCGTCATTAGCCTTTGATACTATTTATGCGGAAGGGCAAAGACGCTATGTTGAAAGCCTTTCAGCCTATGCGCGTCAATTTCTTGAGATGATGCAAAAGCCGGATGTTGATCAAATTGATGGTCTTTCACCCGCAATTTCAATTGAACAAAAGACAACGAGTAAAAATCCGCGCTCGACAGTTGGCACAGTTACCGAAATTTATGATTATATGAGGCTTTTATTTGCCCGTGTTGGTGTCCCCTATTCACCTGCGACTGGGTTACCTATTGAGAGTCAAACGATTAGCCAAATGGTGGATCGCATCATGACTTTAGACGAAGGAACGCGACTTTATATTATTGCACCACTCGTACGCGGTCGAAAAGGTGAGTTTAAAAAGGAATTTGCCGAATTACAAAAAAAAGGCTTTCAACGGGTTAAGGTTGATGGCACTTTTTATGAAATTAGCGATGTGCCTAATCTTGATAAGAAATTTAAGCACGATATTGACGTCATTGTTGACCGCGTTGCGGTGCGTGATGATCTCAAAACCAGACTTGCCGATAGTATAGAAACAAGTTTGCGCTTGGCTGATGGCTTGGCCATTGCCGAATTTGCGGATAAGCCCTTACCTGAGGCTGAATTAGCATCCAATTCAGCCAATAAATCCAAAAACGACACGCATCAAAGCATTTTATTTTCAGAAAAATTCGCCTGCCCCGTTTCCGGTTTTACCATTGCAGAAATTGAGCCAAGGCTGTTTTCCTTCAATAATCCAGTAGGCGCTTGCCCGACTTGTGATGGCCTTGGTCAAAAACAAGCAATTGATGCGGCATTAATTGTACCTGATGATAGCATAACCTTAAAAGCTGGAGCTATCGCTCCTTGGGCGCGATCTTCATCACCTTATTATAATCAAACTTTGGAAGCTATTGGCCGCACTTATGGTTTCAAACTAACCGATATATGGAATAAAATAACGCCGGAAGCCCAACAGGCAGTTCTATATGGTACGGGCAAAAAAGATATTGAATTTGTTTATGATGATGGTGCGAGATCCTACAAGGCTGTAAAGCCTTTTGAAGGGGTTATCCCTAATATGGAACGCCGCTGGAAAGAAACAGATTCAGCTTGGTCTCGCGATGAGATTGAGCGTTATATGACCGCAACGCCCTGCCCTGCTTGTCATGGCTATCGATTGAAGCCAGAAGCTTTGGCAGTTAAAATTGGTGGACTGCATATTGGGCAAGTAACTGCCATGTCAATTGCCAAAGCCGATGACTGGTTTAGCTCTATTGACAAAGGTTTTACTGATAAGCAACGGGGCATTGCTGAACGAATTTTGAAAGAAATTCGTGAAAGATTGCGTTTTTTGAATGATGTTGGCCTTGAATATTTAACATTAGCGCGCAACTCCGGTACGCTTTCTGGTGGTGAAAGCCAGCGTATTCGTTTGGCTTCGCAAATTGGCTCGGGCTTGACCGGTGTGCTTTATGTGCTTGATGAACCCTCGATTGGTCTTCATCAACGCGACAATGAACGCTTACTTGAAACATTACGTCATTTGCGTGATTTAGGTAACTCAGTCATAGTGGTTGAGCATGATGAGGATGCAATTTTAACCGCTGATTACGTGGTGGATATTGGTCCCGCAGCTGGTATTCATGGTGGCAATATCATCGCTAAAGGTACGCCAAAGGAAGTCATGGATAATTCCGCTTCTTTAACTGGGCAATATTTGTCAGGCAAAATGTTTGTGCCTTTACCGAAGCAAAGACGAAAAATTGATAAGAAAAAAGCAATTAAAGTTGTTGGCGCTACTGGTAATAATTTAAAAAATGTTAGCGCCGATATTCCGCTTGGCACGTTTACCTGTGTAACCGGTGTTTCTGGTGGTGGCAAATCTACCTTTCTTATTGAAACTTTGTATAAAGCCGCATCACGCCGCATCATGGGCAGCAGGGAGATACCGTCAGAATTTCAACGTATTGATGGGTTGGAATTTATTGACAAAGTGATTGATATCGACCAGTCACCGATTGGCCGCACACCTCGTTCCAATCCTGCAACCTATACTGGGGCATTTACACCAATTCGCGATTGGTTTGCTGGCTTACCTGAAGCAAAAGCACGGGGCTATCAAGCCGGACGCTTTTCTTTTAACGTGAAAGGCGGTCGCTGTGAAGCGTGCCAAGGTGATGGTGTTATTAAAATTGAAATGCACTTCCTGCCAGATGTTTATGTCACCTGCGATGTATGTCAGGGTAAGCGTTATAATCGTGAAACTTTAGAAGTAACCTTTAAAGAAAAATCTATTGCCGATGTCCTTGATATGACGGTAGAAGAAGGCGCAGCATTCTTCTCAGCCGTGCCTGCCGTGCGCGACAAACTTGATACATTGGTGAAAGTTGGTCTTGGCTATATAAAGGTAGGTCAGCAGGCAACCACACTATCAGGTGGTGAAGCACAGCGCGTTAAACTCGCCAAAGAATTATCACGCAAAGCCACTGGCAAGACCCTTTATATTCTTGACGAACCAACGACTGGTTTGCATTTTCATGACGTTGCAAAATTATTGGAAGTTCTGCATGAATTGGTTGATCAAGGCAATACCGTTGCAGTTATCGAGCATAATCTTGAAGTCATCAAAACCGCCGATTGGGTTATTGATCTTGGACCTGAAGGCGGAGACGGCGGCGGCGAAATTGTAGCAGTTGGAAGACCTGAGGATATTGTAAAAGAAGACAGATCTTATACCGGTCATTTTCTCAAAGAATTATTAGAACGCCGGCCAACTTAA